The Antennarius striatus isolate MH-2024 chromosome 11, ASM4005453v1, whole genome shotgun sequence genome window below encodes:
- the cryzl1 gene encoding quinone oxidoreductase-like protein 1 isoform X6, which yields MKGLYCRAADKGAEPKFVIQETCLPEVLGSHVVRVQVKACGLSPLNVQLLDDVGLLRDLIPVGREVSGVVLQVGDKVSFFQAEDEVVGILPLDSPCSGLCEVIDIEEHYLVQKPEKLSSVCVAGAIRDGLCAYTALHTHARMAAGHTLLVLDGASSFGLMCIQLAGYHGVKVLTTSRSPEQHALLEQLRPGVARVIPSDLLPAVLEETGGLGVDIVVDSGVSLQEEQEENKPPHKHDIISVLGVGGHWVTSHRDLQLDPPDCRSLNLKSASVTFLNHEVWTASSAQQGRYLHILKDIVEKMSAGVLRPRPEVAVPLYEATVAMETVQRGQKTKAVVQL from the exons atgaaaggtTTGTACTGCCGAGCCGCTGAcaaaggggcggagccaaagTTCGTCATCCAGGAAACG TGCCTTCCGGAGGTGTTAGGCAGTCACGTGGTGCGGGTTCAGGTGAAGGCGTGTGGACTCAGCCCCCTGAACGTCCAG ctgctggatgACGTGGGGCTCCTCCGTGACCTGATCCCCGTGGGTCGGGAGGTGTCGGGGGTCGTCCtccaag TCGGCGACAAGGTGTCCTTCTTCCAGGCAGAGGACGAGGTTGtag gTATCCTCCCCCTGGACTCCCCCTGCTCCGGACTGTGTGAGGTCATCGACATAGAGGAGCACTATctag TCCAGAAGCCAGAGAAGCTCAGCTCGGTGTGTGTTGCCGGGGCGATACGTGACGGCCTCTGCGCATACACAGcgctgcacacacacgctcgTATGGCGGCGGGACACACACTCCTGGTGCTGGACGGCGCTAGC TCCTTCGGCCTCATGTGCATCCAGCTGGCTGGTTACCACGGCGTCAAGGTCCTGACGACGTCACGCTCGCCGGAACAACACGCCCTCCTGGAGCAGCTCCGCCCCGGCGTCG CCAGGGTGATCCCATCAGACCTGCTGCCGGCGGTCCTGGAGGAGAcgggggggctgggggtggaCATCGTAGTCGACTCTGGAG TCAGTctgcaggaggaacaggaggagaacaaacccccccacaaacacgACATCATCAGtgtgctgggggtgggggggcactgGGTCACGTCCCACAGAGACCTCCAG cttGACCCTCCAGACTGTCGATCCCTGAACCTGAAATCCGCCTCGGTGACGTTCCTCAACCACGAGGTGTGGACGGCTTCATCAGCGCAGCAGGGGCGGTACCTCC ATATCCTGAAGGACATTGTGGAGAAGATGTCAGCTGGAGTCCTCAG GCCTCGGCCCGAGGTGGCGGTCCCGCTCTACGAAGCCACGGTTGCTATGGAGACGGTCCAGCGTGGCCAGAAGACGAAGGCGGTGGTTCAGCTGTGA
- the setd4 gene encoding SET domain-containing protein 4 isoform X2 — MTGHRRQAGRAGRKRKRQKQEGTVRSASLCHQPVFVRMRRFLHRRGFTSTLLRPAVFTDTGRGLQTLRTIKPGQILISLPESCLLTTATVLDSYLGPYIKSWKPRPSPSLALCVFLVCERHRGEASDWFPYIEVLPTSYTCPAYFTDDVMAVLPISVRGRALEQREAVLDIHSSNQDFFRSLQPIMSRPVEEVLTYEALRWAWCSINTRSVFMSRPSSSFLCGQDVYALAPYLDLLNHRPDVQVKASFNDVTRCYEIRSVGVTLRYQQVFINYGSHDNQRLMLEYGFVAPCNPHSVVYVDPDLLADVLRGDGGLDQKIRFLRENDFLQNLTVSTEGPGWRLMTALRLLALPQTMYRHWRAVLLGRRVCEKEEERWSLQTAKVLCHRLLTDTHTALDKISHLLQRCEPSVREQLHVVKSLREEERCILGSSLEALGDTLKQPDQLLPCQPTVEELG, encoded by the exons ATGACGGGTCACAGGCGTCAGGCTGGACGcgctgggaggaagaggaagaggcagaaACAGGAAGGCACCGTCCGGTCCG cCTCTCTGTGCCATCAGCCCGTGtttgtgaggatgaggaggtttCTTCACCGACGGGGATTCACCTCCACGCTGCTGCGGCCAGCCGTCTTCACCG ATACGGGCAGAGGACTCCAAACCCTCAGGACCATCAAG CCCGGCCAGATCCTGATCTCCCTGCCGGAGTCGTGTCTCCTCACCACCGCGACCGTTCTGGACAGTTACCTGGGGCCGTACATCaagag ctggaagccccgcccctctccCTCATTGGCTCTCTGCGTCTTCCTGGTGTGCGAGCGGCACCGAGGAGAGGCCTCCGATTGGTTCCCTTATATTGAGGTGCTGCCCACCTCTTACACCTGCCCCGCCTATTTCACCGATGATGTCATGGCTGTCCTGCCTATCAGCGTGCGGGGGCGGGCTTTAGAGCAGAGGGAGGCGGTGCTGGACATCCACTCCTCCAATCAGGACTTTTTCAG GTCCCTGCAGCCAATCATGAGCCGGCCTGTGGAGGAGGTGCTAACGTACGAAGCGCTgag GTGGGCATGGTGCAGCATCAACACGCGCTCCGTCTTCATGTCACGTCCgtccagcagcttcctgtgcGGACAGGATGTTTACGCGTTAGCGCCCTACCTGGACCTCCTGAACCACCGTCCTGACGTTCAG gtcaAAGCGAGTTTCAACGACGTGACGCGATGCTATGAAATCAGGAGCGTTGGTGTGACGCTCCGCTACCAGCAGGTCTTCATCAACTACGGTTCCCATGACAACCAACGCCTGATGCTGGAGTACGGATTTGTCGCCCCTTGTAACCCCCACAGTGTGGTCTACGTGGATCCAG ATCTCCTCGCCGACGTGTTGAGAGGCGACGGCGGTTTGGATCAGAAGATCAGGTTCCTCAGAGAGAATGACTTCCTCCA GAACCTCACCGTGTCCACGGAGGGGCCCGGCTGGAGGCTGATGACGGCTCTCAGACTGTTAGCCCTGCCACAGACCATGTA CCGCCACTGGAGGGCGGTGTTGCTCGGTCGGCGGGTGtgtgagaaggaagaggagCGCTGGAGCCTCCAGACGGCGAAGGTCCTCTGTCACAGACTGctgacggacacacacacggccctggacaag atctCCCACCTCCTCCAGCGCTGTGAGCCGTCGGTCAGGGAGCAGCTCCACGTGGTCAAGTCACTgcgggaggaggagaggtgcattctgggaagCAGCCTGGAGGCACTGGGGGACACCCTGAAGCAGCCAGACCAACTGTTGCCATGCCAACCCACCGTGGAGGAATTGGGCTGA
- the LOC137603619 gene encoding carbonyl reductase [NADPH] 1-like gives MATRVAVVTGGNKGIGLAIVRALCKLFQGDVFLTARDQGRGQETMKSLASEGLAAQFHQLDIDDLKSITTAAAFFKETYGGVDVLINNAGIAFKVADPTPFATQAEATLRTNFFSTREMLINFLPLVRPGGRVVNLCSLLGQRVLNQCSPALQQRFRSDDITEEEVLELMHRFLDEAKRGEHQQGGWAESAYGVSHIGLTTLSMILARRLSKERPNDGILLNACCPGWVRTDMAGPKAPKSPDEGAVTPVYLALLPPDATEPHGKFVSEKEVQQW, from the exons ATGGCCACCAGGGTTGCCGTGGTGACGGGGGGTAACAAGGGCATCGGTCTGGCCATCGTCAGAGCGCTCTGCAAACTGTTCCAAGGAGACGTGTTCCTCACCGCCAGAGACCA ggggcgtggccaggagaCCATGAAGTCTCTGGCCTCTGAAGGACTGGCGGCCCAGTTCCACCAGCTGGACATCGACGACCTGAAGAGCATCACCACCGCTGCTGCGTTCTTCAAGGAGACGTACGGAGGCGTGGACGTCCTGATCAACAACGCTGGGATCGCGTTCAAAG TGGCCGACCCAACGCCGTTTGCCACTCAGGCCGAGGCGACCCTCAGGACCAACTTCTTCTCCACCAGAGAGATGCTGATCAACTTCCTGCCGCTCGTCAGACCTGGAG gcagGGTGGTGAACCTCTGCAGCCTGCTCGGTCAGCGCGTTTTGAACCAGTGCAGCCCCGCCCTCCAGCAGCGTTTCcgtagtgatgacatcacagaagaGGAGGTGCTGGAACTGATGCACCGATTTCTCGACGAGGCCAAGAGGGGCGAGCACCAGCAGGGGGGCTGGGCAGAGTCGGCGTACGGCGTGTCCCACATCGGACTGACG aCGCTGTCCATGATCCTGGCTCGCCGTCTGTCCAAAGAGCGACCGAATGACGGG ATCCTGCTGAACGCCTGTTGTCCAGGTTGGGTGCGCACCGACATGGCCGGCCCCAAGGCGCCCAAGTCACCTGATGAGGGCGCCGTCACGCCCGTGTACCTGGCGTTGCTGCCGCCCGATGCCACCGAGCCCCATGGGAAGTTTGTGTCTGAGAAGGAGGTCCAGCAGTGGTGA
- the cryzl1 gene encoding quinone oxidoreductase-like protein 1 isoform X4, which yields MKGLYCRAADKGAEPKFVIQETCLPEVLGSHVVRVQVKACGLSPLNVQLLDDVGLLRDLIPVGREVSGVVLQVGDKVSFFQAEDEVVGRVCVCVCVCVCVCVCVCVSVTSHRVQCCVVILSVLLCFLSPGILPLDSPCSGLCEVIDIEEHYLVQKPEKLSSVCVAGAIRDGLCAYTALHTHARMAAGHTLLVLDGASSFGLMCIQLAGYHGVKVLTTSRSPEQHALLEQLRPGVARVIPSDLLPAVLEETGGLGVDIVVDSGVSLQEEQEENKPPHKHDIISVLGVGGHWVTSHRDLQLDPPDCRSLNLKSASVTFLNHEVWTASSAQQGRYLHILKDIVEKMSAGVLRPRPEVAVPLYEATVAMETVQRGQKTKAVVQL from the exons atgaaaggtTTGTACTGCCGAGCCGCTGAcaaaggggcggagccaaagTTCGTCATCCAGGAAACG TGCCTTCCGGAGGTGTTAGGCAGTCACGTGGTGCGGGTTCAGGTGAAGGCGTGTGGACTCAGCCCCCTGAACGTCCAG ctgctggatgACGTGGGGCTCCTCCGTGACCTGATCCCCGTGGGTCGGGAGGTGTCGGGGGTCGTCCtccaag TCGGCGACAAGGTGTCCTTCTTCCAGGCAGAGGACGAGGTTGtaggtagggtgtgtgtgtgtgtgtgtgtgtgtgtgtgtgtgtgtgtgtgtgtgtgtgtgagcgttaCATCCCATCGTGTTCAATGTTGTGTGGTCATTCTGTCCGTGttgctctgcttcctgtctccaggTATCCTCCCCCTGGACTCCCCCTGCTCCGGACTGTGTGAGGTCATCGACATAGAGGAGCACTATctag TCCAGAAGCCAGAGAAGCTCAGCTCGGTGTGTGTTGCCGGGGCGATACGTGACGGCCTCTGCGCATACACAGcgctgcacacacacgctcgTATGGCGGCGGGACACACACTCCTGGTGCTGGACGGCGCTAGC TCCTTCGGCCTCATGTGCATCCAGCTGGCTGGTTACCACGGCGTCAAGGTCCTGACGACGTCACGCTCGCCGGAACAACACGCCCTCCTGGAGCAGCTCCGCCCCGGCGTCG CCAGGGTGATCCCATCAGACCTGCTGCCGGCGGTCCTGGAGGAGAcgggggggctgggggtggaCATCGTAGTCGACTCTGGAG TCAGTctgcaggaggaacaggaggagaacaaacccccccacaaacacgACATCATCAGtgtgctgggggtgggggggcactgGGTCACGTCCCACAGAGACCTCCAG cttGACCCTCCAGACTGTCGATCCCTGAACCTGAAATCCGCCTCGGTGACGTTCCTCAACCACGAGGTGTGGACGGCTTCATCAGCGCAGCAGGGGCGGTACCTCC ATATCCTGAAGGACATTGTGGAGAAGATGTCAGCTGGAGTCCTCAG GCCTCGGCCCGAGGTGGCGGTCCCGCTCTACGAAGCCACGGTTGCTATGGAGACGGTCCAGCGTGGCCAGAAGACGAAGGCGGTGGTTCAGCTGTGA
- the setd4 gene encoding SET domain-containing protein 4 isoform X1: MTGHRRQAGRAGRKRKRQKQEGTVRSASLCHQPVFVRMRRFLHRRGFTSTLLRPAVFTDTGRGLQTLRTIKPGQILISLPESCLLTTATVLDSYLGPYIKSWKPRPSPSLALCVFLVCERHRGEASDWFPYIEVLPTSYTCPAYFTDDVMAVLPISVRGRALEQREAVLDIHSSNQDFFRSLQPIMSRPVEEVLTYEALRWAWCSINTRSVFMSRPSSSFLCGQDVYALAPYLDLLNHRPDVQVKASFNDVTRCYEIRSVGVTLRYQQVFINYGSHDNQRLMLEYGFVAPCNPHSVVYVDPDLLADVLRGDGGLDQKIRFLRENDFLQNLTVSTEGPGWRLMTALRLLALPQTMYRHWRAVLLGRRVCEKEEERWSLQTAKVLCHRLLTDTHTALDKVCVCVCVCISHLLQRCEPSVREQLHVVKSLREEERCILGSSLEALGDTLKQPDQLLPCQPTVEELG, translated from the exons ATGACGGGTCACAGGCGTCAGGCTGGACGcgctgggaggaagaggaagaggcagaaACAGGAAGGCACCGTCCGGTCCG cCTCTCTGTGCCATCAGCCCGTGtttgtgaggatgaggaggtttCTTCACCGACGGGGATTCACCTCCACGCTGCTGCGGCCAGCCGTCTTCACCG ATACGGGCAGAGGACTCCAAACCCTCAGGACCATCAAG CCCGGCCAGATCCTGATCTCCCTGCCGGAGTCGTGTCTCCTCACCACCGCGACCGTTCTGGACAGTTACCTGGGGCCGTACATCaagag ctggaagccccgcccctctccCTCATTGGCTCTCTGCGTCTTCCTGGTGTGCGAGCGGCACCGAGGAGAGGCCTCCGATTGGTTCCCTTATATTGAGGTGCTGCCCACCTCTTACACCTGCCCCGCCTATTTCACCGATGATGTCATGGCTGTCCTGCCTATCAGCGTGCGGGGGCGGGCTTTAGAGCAGAGGGAGGCGGTGCTGGACATCCACTCCTCCAATCAGGACTTTTTCAG GTCCCTGCAGCCAATCATGAGCCGGCCTGTGGAGGAGGTGCTAACGTACGAAGCGCTgag GTGGGCATGGTGCAGCATCAACACGCGCTCCGTCTTCATGTCACGTCCgtccagcagcttcctgtgcGGACAGGATGTTTACGCGTTAGCGCCCTACCTGGACCTCCTGAACCACCGTCCTGACGTTCAG gtcaAAGCGAGTTTCAACGACGTGACGCGATGCTATGAAATCAGGAGCGTTGGTGTGACGCTCCGCTACCAGCAGGTCTTCATCAACTACGGTTCCCATGACAACCAACGCCTGATGCTGGAGTACGGATTTGTCGCCCCTTGTAACCCCCACAGTGTGGTCTACGTGGATCCAG ATCTCCTCGCCGACGTGTTGAGAGGCGACGGCGGTTTGGATCAGAAGATCAGGTTCCTCAGAGAGAATGACTTCCTCCA GAACCTCACCGTGTCCACGGAGGGGCCCGGCTGGAGGCTGATGACGGCTCTCAGACTGTTAGCCCTGCCACAGACCATGTA CCGCCACTGGAGGGCGGTGTTGCTCGGTCGGCGGGTGtgtgagaaggaagaggagCGCTGGAGCCTCCAGACGGCGAAGGTCCTCTGTCACAGACTGctgacggacacacacacggccctggacaaggtgtgtgtgtgtgtgtgtgtgtgt atctCCCACCTCCTCCAGCGCTGTGAGCCGTCGGTCAGGGAGCAGCTCCACGTGGTCAAGTCACTgcgggaggaggagaggtgcattctgggaagCAGCCTGGAGGCACTGGGGGACACCCTGAAGCAGCCAGACCAACTGTTGCCATGCCAACCCACCGTGGAGGAATTGGGCTGA
- the cryzl1 gene encoding quinone oxidoreductase-like protein 1 isoform X2 has translation MKGLYCRAADKGAEPKFVIQETCLPEVLGSHVVRVQVKACGLSPLNVQLLDDVGLLRDLIPVGREVSGVVLQVGDKVSFFQAEDEVVGRVCVCVCVCVCVCVCVCVSVTSHRVQCCVVILSVLLCFLSPGILPLDSPCSGLCEVIDIEEHYLVQKPEKLSSVCVAGAIRDGLCAYTALHTHARMAAGHTLLVLDGASSFGLMCIQLAGYHGVKVLTTSRSPEQHALLEQLRPGVGVQDPLVARVIPSDLLPAVLEETGGLGVDIVVDSGVSLQEEQEENKPPHKHDIISVLGVGGHWVTSHRDLQLDPPDCRSLNLKSASVTFLNHEVWTASSAQQGRYLHILKDIVEKMSAGVLRPRPEVAVPLYEATVAMETVQRGQKTKAVVQL, from the exons atgaaaggtTTGTACTGCCGAGCCGCTGAcaaaggggcggagccaaagTTCGTCATCCAGGAAACG TGCCTTCCGGAGGTGTTAGGCAGTCACGTGGTGCGGGTTCAGGTGAAGGCGTGTGGACTCAGCCCCCTGAACGTCCAG ctgctggatgACGTGGGGCTCCTCCGTGACCTGATCCCCGTGGGTCGGGAGGTGTCGGGGGTCGTCCtccaag TCGGCGACAAGGTGTCCTTCTTCCAGGCAGAGGACGAGGTTGtaggtagggtgtgtgtgtgtgtgtgtgtgtgtgtgtgtgtgtgtgtgtgtgtgtgtgtgagcgttaCATCCCATCGTGTTCAATGTTGTGTGGTCATTCTGTCCGTGttgctctgcttcctgtctccaggTATCCTCCCCCTGGACTCCCCCTGCTCCGGACTGTGTGAGGTCATCGACATAGAGGAGCACTATctag TCCAGAAGCCAGAGAAGCTCAGCTCGGTGTGTGTTGCCGGGGCGATACGTGACGGCCTCTGCGCATACACAGcgctgcacacacacgctcgTATGGCGGCGGGACACACACTCCTGGTGCTGGACGGCGCTAGC TCCTTCGGCCTCATGTGCATCCAGCTGGCTGGTTACCACGGCGTCAAGGTCCTGACGACGTCACGCTCGCCGGAACAACACGCCCTCCTGGAGCAGCTCCGCCCCGGCGTCG GTGTTCAGGACCCGTTAGTAG CCAGGGTGATCCCATCAGACCTGCTGCCGGCGGTCCTGGAGGAGAcgggggggctgggggtggaCATCGTAGTCGACTCTGGAG TCAGTctgcaggaggaacaggaggagaacaaacccccccacaaacacgACATCATCAGtgtgctgggggtgggggggcactgGGTCACGTCCCACAGAGACCTCCAG cttGACCCTCCAGACTGTCGATCCCTGAACCTGAAATCCGCCTCGGTGACGTTCCTCAACCACGAGGTGTGGACGGCTTCATCAGCGCAGCAGGGGCGGTACCTCC ATATCCTGAAGGACATTGTGGAGAAGATGTCAGCTGGAGTCCTCAG GCCTCGGCCCGAGGTGGCGGTCCCGCTCTACGAAGCCACGGTTGCTATGGAGACGGTCCAGCGTGGCCAGAAGACGAAGGCGGTGGTTCAGCTGTGA
- the cryzl1 gene encoding quinone oxidoreductase-like protein 1 isoform X1, producing MKGLYCRAADKGAEPKFVIQETCLPEVLGSHVVRVQVKACGLSPLNVQLLDDVGLLRDLIPVGREVSGVVLQVGDKVSFFQAEDEVVGRVCVCVCVCVCVCVCVCVSVTSHRVQCCVVILSVLLCFLSPGILPLDSPCSGLCEVIDIEEHYLVQKPEKLSSVCVAGAIRDGLCAYTALHTHARMAAGHTLLVLDGASSFGLMCIQLAGYHGVKVLTTSRSPEQHALLEQLRPGVGWYTPTFPQEWDAPLSSPFHLLLFPAFSCPAPSSTPSSGVQDPLVARVIPSDLLPAVLEETGGLGVDIVVDSGVSLQEEQEENKPPHKHDIISVLGVGGHWVTSHRDLQLDPPDCRSLNLKSASVTFLNHEVWTASSAQQGRYLHILKDIVEKMSAGVLRPRPEVAVPLYEATVAMETVQRGQKTKAVVQL from the exons atgaaaggtTTGTACTGCCGAGCCGCTGAcaaaggggcggagccaaagTTCGTCATCCAGGAAACG TGCCTTCCGGAGGTGTTAGGCAGTCACGTGGTGCGGGTTCAGGTGAAGGCGTGTGGACTCAGCCCCCTGAACGTCCAG ctgctggatgACGTGGGGCTCCTCCGTGACCTGATCCCCGTGGGTCGGGAGGTGTCGGGGGTCGTCCtccaag TCGGCGACAAGGTGTCCTTCTTCCAGGCAGAGGACGAGGTTGtaggtagggtgtgtgtgtgtgtgtgtgtgtgtgtgtgtgtgtgtgtgtgtgtgtgtgtgagcgttaCATCCCATCGTGTTCAATGTTGTGTGGTCATTCTGTCCGTGttgctctgcttcctgtctccaggTATCCTCCCCCTGGACTCCCCCTGCTCCGGACTGTGTGAGGTCATCGACATAGAGGAGCACTATctag TCCAGAAGCCAGAGAAGCTCAGCTCGGTGTGTGTTGCCGGGGCGATACGTGACGGCCTCTGCGCATACACAGcgctgcacacacacgctcgTATGGCGGCGGGACACACACTCCTGGTGCTGGACGGCGCTAGC TCCTTCGGCCTCATGTGCATCCAGCTGGCTGGTTACCACGGCGTCAAGGTCCTGACGACGTCACGCTCGCCGGAACAACACGCCCTCCTGGAGCAGCTCCGCCCCGGCGTCGGTTGGTACACGCCCACATTCCCTCAGGAATGGGACGCTCCTCTTTCCTCACCCtttcaccttcttctgtttcctgccttctcttgccccgccccctcttcCACGCCGTCCTCAGGTGTTCAGGACCCGTTAGTAG CCAGGGTGATCCCATCAGACCTGCTGCCGGCGGTCCTGGAGGAGAcgggggggctgggggtggaCATCGTAGTCGACTCTGGAG TCAGTctgcaggaggaacaggaggagaacaaacccccccacaaacacgACATCATCAGtgtgctgggggtgggggggcactgGGTCACGTCCCACAGAGACCTCCAG cttGACCCTCCAGACTGTCGATCCCTGAACCTGAAATCCGCCTCGGTGACGTTCCTCAACCACGAGGTGTGGACGGCTTCATCAGCGCAGCAGGGGCGGTACCTCC ATATCCTGAAGGACATTGTGGAGAAGATGTCAGCTGGAGTCCTCAG GCCTCGGCCCGAGGTGGCGGTCCCGCTCTACGAAGCCACGGTTGCTATGGAGACGGTCCAGCGTGGCCAGAAGACGAAGGCGGTGGTTCAGCTGTGA
- the cryzl1 gene encoding quinone oxidoreductase-like protein 1 isoform X5, whose protein sequence is MKGLYCRAADKGAEPKFVIQETCLPEVLGSHVVRVQVKACGLSPLNVQLLDDVGLLRDLIPVGREVSGVVLQVGDKVSFFQAEDEVVGILPLDSPCSGLCEVIDIEEHYLVQKPEKLSSVCVAGAIRDGLCAYTALHTHARMAAGHTLLVLDGASSFGLMCIQLAGYHGVKVLTTSRSPEQHALLEQLRPGVGVQDPLVARVIPSDLLPAVLEETGGLGVDIVVDSGVSLQEEQEENKPPHKHDIISVLGVGGHWVTSHRDLQLDPPDCRSLNLKSASVTFLNHEVWTASSAQQGRYLHILKDIVEKMSAGVLRPRPEVAVPLYEATVAMETVQRGQKTKAVVQL, encoded by the exons atgaaaggtTTGTACTGCCGAGCCGCTGAcaaaggggcggagccaaagTTCGTCATCCAGGAAACG TGCCTTCCGGAGGTGTTAGGCAGTCACGTGGTGCGGGTTCAGGTGAAGGCGTGTGGACTCAGCCCCCTGAACGTCCAG ctgctggatgACGTGGGGCTCCTCCGTGACCTGATCCCCGTGGGTCGGGAGGTGTCGGGGGTCGTCCtccaag TCGGCGACAAGGTGTCCTTCTTCCAGGCAGAGGACGAGGTTGtag gTATCCTCCCCCTGGACTCCCCCTGCTCCGGACTGTGTGAGGTCATCGACATAGAGGAGCACTATctag TCCAGAAGCCAGAGAAGCTCAGCTCGGTGTGTGTTGCCGGGGCGATACGTGACGGCCTCTGCGCATACACAGcgctgcacacacacgctcgTATGGCGGCGGGACACACACTCCTGGTGCTGGACGGCGCTAGC TCCTTCGGCCTCATGTGCATCCAGCTGGCTGGTTACCACGGCGTCAAGGTCCTGACGACGTCACGCTCGCCGGAACAACACGCCCTCCTGGAGCAGCTCCGCCCCGGCGTCG GTGTTCAGGACCCGTTAGTAG CCAGGGTGATCCCATCAGACCTGCTGCCGGCGGTCCTGGAGGAGAcgggggggctgggggtggaCATCGTAGTCGACTCTGGAG TCAGTctgcaggaggaacaggaggagaacaaacccccccacaaacacgACATCATCAGtgtgctgggggtgggggggcactgGGTCACGTCCCACAGAGACCTCCAG cttGACCCTCCAGACTGTCGATCCCTGAACCTGAAATCCGCCTCGGTGACGTTCCTCAACCACGAGGTGTGGACGGCTTCATCAGCGCAGCAGGGGCGGTACCTCC ATATCCTGAAGGACATTGTGGAGAAGATGTCAGCTGGAGTCCTCAG GCCTCGGCCCGAGGTGGCGGTCCCGCTCTACGAAGCCACGGTTGCTATGGAGACGGTCCAGCGTGGCCAGAAGACGAAGGCGGTGGTTCAGCTGTGA
- the cryzl1 gene encoding quinone oxidoreductase-like protein 1 isoform X3: MKGLYCRAADKGAEPKFVIQETCLPEVLGSHVVRVQVKACGLSPLNVQLLDDVGLLRDLIPVGREVSGVVLQVGDKVSFFQAEDEVVGILPLDSPCSGLCEVIDIEEHYLVQKPEKLSSVCVAGAIRDGLCAYTALHTHARMAAGHTLLVLDGASSFGLMCIQLAGYHGVKVLTTSRSPEQHALLEQLRPGVGWYTPTFPQEWDAPLSSPFHLLLFPAFSCPAPSSTPSSGVQDPLVARVIPSDLLPAVLEETGGLGVDIVVDSGVSLQEEQEENKPPHKHDIISVLGVGGHWVTSHRDLQLDPPDCRSLNLKSASVTFLNHEVWTASSAQQGRYLHILKDIVEKMSAGVLRPRPEVAVPLYEATVAMETVQRGQKTKAVVQL; the protein is encoded by the exons atgaaaggtTTGTACTGCCGAGCCGCTGAcaaaggggcggagccaaagTTCGTCATCCAGGAAACG TGCCTTCCGGAGGTGTTAGGCAGTCACGTGGTGCGGGTTCAGGTGAAGGCGTGTGGACTCAGCCCCCTGAACGTCCAG ctgctggatgACGTGGGGCTCCTCCGTGACCTGATCCCCGTGGGTCGGGAGGTGTCGGGGGTCGTCCtccaag TCGGCGACAAGGTGTCCTTCTTCCAGGCAGAGGACGAGGTTGtag gTATCCTCCCCCTGGACTCCCCCTGCTCCGGACTGTGTGAGGTCATCGACATAGAGGAGCACTATctag TCCAGAAGCCAGAGAAGCTCAGCTCGGTGTGTGTTGCCGGGGCGATACGTGACGGCCTCTGCGCATACACAGcgctgcacacacacgctcgTATGGCGGCGGGACACACACTCCTGGTGCTGGACGGCGCTAGC TCCTTCGGCCTCATGTGCATCCAGCTGGCTGGTTACCACGGCGTCAAGGTCCTGACGACGTCACGCTCGCCGGAACAACACGCCCTCCTGGAGCAGCTCCGCCCCGGCGTCGGTTGGTACACGCCCACATTCCCTCAGGAATGGGACGCTCCTCTTTCCTCACCCtttcaccttcttctgtttcctgccttctcttgccccgccccctcttcCACGCCGTCCTCAGGTGTTCAGGACCCGTTAGTAG CCAGGGTGATCCCATCAGACCTGCTGCCGGCGGTCCTGGAGGAGAcgggggggctgggggtggaCATCGTAGTCGACTCTGGAG TCAGTctgcaggaggaacaggaggagaacaaacccccccacaaacacgACATCATCAGtgtgctgggggtgggggggcactgGGTCACGTCCCACAGAGACCTCCAG cttGACCCTCCAGACTGTCGATCCCTGAACCTGAAATCCGCCTCGGTGACGTTCCTCAACCACGAGGTGTGGACGGCTTCATCAGCGCAGCAGGGGCGGTACCTCC ATATCCTGAAGGACATTGTGGAGAAGATGTCAGCTGGAGTCCTCAG GCCTCGGCCCGAGGTGGCGGTCCCGCTCTACGAAGCCACGGTTGCTATGGAGACGGTCCAGCGTGGCCAGAAGACGAAGGCGGTGGTTCAGCTGTGA